In the genome of Nymphaea colorata isolate Beijing-Zhang1983 chromosome 9, ASM883128v2, whole genome shotgun sequence, one region contains:
- the LOC116261268 gene encoding lysM domain-containing GPI-anchored protein 2-like translates to MKVRTTLFFFLALLITTHLRAAALGFKCSSATTHTCQSMVGYIASTNTTLAAVATKFGLRSYAVLLGPNSLPLNASGHHPVGSGQTVRVPIPCRCTDGRGYSDRVPVHTVQDNEYLYVIATEVFSSLVDYPSIAAVNRIRDPNTIHNGQRLWIPLPCSCDPVGKKFPVIHYAHVVLPGSSLDGIAAQFGDDEGQIMKLNGIENPNLLAAGQVLDIPLRVCSSQIRNSSLDKSLAVAGGSYALTAHNCVQCKCSNSWQLQCEPNPVANMSACPSMHCKGTNMVIGDSVTGTGCGSPTCSYAGYTNQSILTAIAAGQTCVPAAAPTLPPTGAPPPPPSTGARQPTGAPPAQQPTGVVQPPSVPSSPQPRSSAPRHHAARLAWQLIFYATLAFLSSAFHWQC, encoded by the exons ATGAAAGTACGGAccaccctcttcttctttctggcGTTGCTGATAACCACGCATCTGAGAGCCGCTGCCCTGGGATTCAAGTGCTCTAGTGCCACCACTCACACCTGCCAGTCCATGGTCGGCTACATCGCGTCCACAAACACCACCCTTGCCGCTGTCGCCACCAAGTTCGGCCTCCGCTCCTACGCCGTTCTGCTCGGCCCAAACTCGCTTCCCCTCAATGCCTCCGGCCACCACCCAGTCGGATCCGGACAGACGGTCCGGGTCCCCATACCCTGCCGCTGCACGGACGGAAGGGGTTATTCGGATCGGGTCCCAGTGCACACGGTCCAGGACAATGAGTACCTCTACGTGATAGCCACGGAAGTGTTCTCGAGTCTCGTGGACTACCCATCCATCGCCGCCGTCAATCGGATTCGGGACCCCAACACGATCCATAACGGGCAGAGGTTGTGGATCCCGCTCCCGTGCAGCTGCGACCCGGTCGGGAAAAAGTTCCCGGTCATTCATTACGCGCACGTCGTCCTGCCTGGCTCCTCCTTGGACGGCATCGCCGCCCAGTTCGGTGATGATGAGGGCCAGATCATGAAACTGAACGGCATTGAGAACCCGAACCTCCTTGCAGCAGGGCAGGTCCTTGACATCCCCCTCAGAG TTTGTTCCTCTCAGATCCGGAATTCTTCATTGGACAAGTCCTTAGCGGTCGCCGGCGGCAGCTACGCCCTTACTGCACATAACTGCGTCCAGTGCAAATGCAGCAATTCTTGGCA ACTGCAGTGTGAACCAAATCCTGTGGCGAATATGTCCGCTTGCCCCTCCATGCACTGCAAAGGCACAAACATGGTCATCGGCGACTCTGTCACCGGCACTGGTTGCGGTTCGCCGACTTGTTCATACGCCGGTTACACAAATCAGAGCATTCTCACGGCCATCGCCGCCGGACAAACATGTGTACCCGCCG CTGCTCCAACTTTGCCACCCACCGGCGCGCCCCCACCTCCACCGTCAACCGGTGCCCGGCAGCCTACTGGAGCGCCCCCCGCTCAGCAACCCACTGGTGTCGTGCAGCCTCCCAGTGTGCCCTCTTCTCCGCAGCCCAGAAGCTCTGCTCCTCGGCACCATGCTGCAAGATTGGCATGGCAGCTTATCTTCTATGCAACCTTAGCTTTTCTGTCATCTGCGTTTCATTGGCAGTGTTGA
- the LOC116260834 gene encoding protein PAF1 homolog has translation MASMYHSGGPGRPPPPSAFPPQSQQQQQPPPPPPPSMASSFRPNHNPPPAPSLQPNQYPPAHPHHQQSYRPPPYHQPPHAPPPSGPSHNFNQMRPNYGSAQFPQQYPYPHLPPPPLQPPPPPPPNNPQVVPPPPLPPSLPPPPPPPPSSNSQHLLPPPPPPPGPAPQYYSSSQYPQYPPPSSPPPPPPSSPPTLPPPPPNPPPTASGIRPVQSHASHHHRQKERPAASVQKPGRDAQAAARVETEEERRIRKRKEYERQRMEEKQRRLMKESQATVLHKTNLLSSGAKMHGSVTGSRGVERKAPFLTADRVENRLKKPTTFLCKLKFRNELPDVTAQPKLLTMSTNKDRYTRYAITSLEKMHKPKLFHEPDLGIPLDLLDISVYNTPSIRPPLAPEDEELLRDGDVATPVKLDGIRRKDRPTDKGVSWLVKTQYISPISLDAAKQSITEKQAKELRETREGRNLFLETLNNRDKQIQAIEESFKASKSRPVHQTKPQLEPVEIWPLLPDFDRYEDRFVTVAFDNDPTADSEIYSKLDRDIRDDLESKAVMKSFVITGSDPSKPEKFLAYMVPGPEEVSKDMFDESEDVVYSWIREYHWDVRGDDAEGPTTYLVHFDESAARYLPLPTKLVLQKKKAKEGRSAEDADTHYPAPSRVTVRKGSSVFIGDQNEHGRISSDHDYANNKRGISNSKRGRSPIEDNNEKRRRTEHELGLEHFSGDDLSD, from the exons ATGGCGTCTATGTATCACAGTGGTGGTCCTGGAAGGCCACCACCTCCCTCTGCCTTCCCGCCTCAATCACAGCAGCAACAGCAACCGCCGCCACCACCTCCCCCATCAATGGCCTCCTCCTTCAGACCTAACCACAACCCTCCTCCTGCTCCCTCCCTTCAACCGAATCAATACCCTCCCGCCCATCCCCACCACCAGCAATCTTACCGCCCTCCTCCCTATCACCAACCTCCTCATGCTCCTCCTCCTTCTGGCCCTTCTCATAATTTCAACCAAATGCGCCCCAACTATGGATCTGCCCAATTCCCTCAACAGTACCCATATCCCCATCTCCCCCCACCGCCCCTGcagcctcctcctcctccaccaccgaACAATCCTCAGGTCGTCCCTCCACCTCCGCTTCCTCCTTCCTTGCccccacctcctcctccgcctccatCCAGCAATTCTCagcatcttcttcctcctcctccgcccCCGCCAGGACCAGCGCCCCAGTACTACTCCTCTTCGCAGTATCCTCAAtatcctcctccctcttctcctCCGCCCCCACCTCCGTCGTCTCCTCCGACGCTACCACCGCCTCCCCCGAACCCACCTCCTACTGCCTCTGGAATCAGGCCAGTACAGTCGCACGCTTCTCATCATCATAGACAAAAGGAGCGCCCTGCTGCTAGTGTGCAGAAACCCGGGCGGGACGCGCAGGCTGCTGCCAGGGTGGAGACTGAAGAGGAGAGGAGGATCCGAAAGCGGAAGGAGTACGAGCGGCAGAGGATGGAAGAGAAGCAGCGGCGGTTGATGAAAGAGTCGCAAGCAACCGTGCTGCATAAGACTAACTTGTTGTCTTCAGGTGCGAAGATGCACGGCTCCGTAACTGGATCGAGGGGTGTCGAGAGGAAGGCTCCATTTCTTACCGCGGATAGGGTGGAAAACAGACTAAAGAAGCCCACCACGTTCTTGTGCAAATTGAA GTTCAGGAATGAACTTCCAGATGTAACTGCACAGCCGAAACTCTTAACCATGAGCACAAACAAAGATCG ATATACCCGATATGCCATTACATCCTTGGAGAAGATGCACAAGCCAAAGCTTTTTCATGAGCCTGATCTTGGAATACCACTTGATCTACTTGATATCAGTGTATATAA TACCCCCAGCATAAGGCCGCCTCTTGCTCCTGAAGATGAAGAATTGTTGCGTGACGGTGATGTAGCAACACCTGTCAAACTAGATGGAATCAGAAGGAAGGATCGCCCTACTGATAAAGGTGTTTCCTGGTTGGTCAAGACTCAATACATCTCACCTATTAGCTTGGATGCTGCAAAACAG tcTATAACTGAAAAACAAGCTAAGGAATTGCGGGAGACAAGGGAAGGGCGTAACCTGTTCTTGGAAACCCTCAATAATAG GGACAAGCAAATCCAGGCCATTGAAGAATCATTTAAGGCATCCAAGTCGCGTCCAGTACATCAAACCAAACCCCAACTGGAACCTGTTGAGATTTGGCCACTATTACCTGATTTTGATAG GTATGAAGATAGGTTTGTTACAGTGGCTTTTGATAATGATCCTACAGCTGATTCCGAAATCTACAGCAAGTTAGATCGTGATATTCGTGATGATCTTGAATCAAAG GCTGTTATGAAGAGTTTTGTGATCACTGGTTCCGACCCATCTAAACCAGAGAAGTTCCTGGCGTATATGGTTCCTGGCCCTGAAGAG GTTTCAAAAGATATGTTTGATGAAAGTGAAGACGTGGTATACTCGTGGATCAGAGAGTATCACTGGGAT GTTAGAGGTGATGATGCAGAAGGTCCCACCACATATCttgttcattttgatgaatCAGCCGCCAGATATTTG CCTCTACCCACAAAGCTTGTATTACAGAAAAAGaaggcaaaggaaggaagatcTGCAGAAGATGCTGATACCCATTATCCTGCACCCTCAAGAGTGACAGTGAGGAAGGGTTCATCTGTTTTCATTGGTGACCAAAATGAGCATGGAAGAATTTCCTCTGATCAT GATTATGCTAACAATAAAAGAGGCATTTCCAACTCAAAGCGGGGAAGGTCTCCAATTGAAGACAACAATGAGAAAAGGCGTAGAACAGAACATGAACTGGGCTTGGAACATTTTAGTGGAGATGACCTGTCAGATTGA